The genomic segment CAGGAACTCCCTCCACTTCCTAGCTGGCCAGAGCGTTGGCAGGCAACCTTAGGTTGGCAACCTGATGCTGGTCAGCAATTGCAGTTTGAGCAGATTTACGCTGAGGTACTCACAGCCAATCAGCACCTGAACTTAACCCGCATCACTGCACCGGAGGACTTTTGGGAAAAGCACCTTTGGGACTCTTTGCGGGGCATTGCGCCCTTGCAGGAACTAGGGGCACAGCGGGTAATTGACATTGGGACTGGAGCTGGCTTTCCCGGTCTGCCAGTTGCTGTGGCCCATCCCGACTGGCTGGTCACGCTCCTTGATGCGACTCAAAAGAAGATTGCTTTTCTGGAAACTCTGCTGCAGCAAGTTGGCCTTGCCAATTGCCACACTTTGGTAGGCCGGGCTGAGGCGATTGGTAAACAGAAGCAAGGTGCCTATGACCTGGCACTGGTTCGCGCTGTGGGTCCTGCCGATCGCTGCGCCCGATATGCCCTGCCCTTGTTACGGCCTGGTGGCCTAGCCATTCTTTACCGCGGTCAATGGACTGCCGAAGAAGCTGATGTACTGCAAATTGCCTTGCAAGAATTCGATGGGGTTTTGGAGCAGATTGATGCTTTTACCACTCCACTCACACAAGGGGTGAGACACTGTATTCACATTAAGCGATCTAGCTGATAATCTCTCAAGAGCAGTAAGTTAGGATTCTCTCCTTGACCATTCTTTTTTCACTCTTTTTTACAAGAGATCAGCTAAATCAGCCTGGTTTTTAACAGATTTTCGATTTGCATTTAGAGGTGAACATTTGGTTAATCTTCAATGCGAATTGAACTCAGAAAAGGGGTCTGACCCCCTAGGGACTGAACGCCCGAATGCCCAGAAATTCCGAAACTTGTGATCGAGCTAACTGTACTCAA from the Leptolyngbya sp. FACHB-261 genome contains:
- the rsmG gene encoding 16S rRNA (guanine(527)-N(7))-methyltransferase RsmG — translated: MNQELPPLPSWPERWQATLGWQPDAGQQLQFEQIYAEVLTANQHLNLTRITAPEDFWEKHLWDSLRGIAPLQELGAQRVIDIGTGAGFPGLPVAVAHPDWLVTLLDATQKKIAFLETLLQQVGLANCHTLVGRAEAIGKQKQGAYDLALVRAVGPADRCARYALPLLRPGGLAILYRGQWTAEEADVLQIALQEFDGVLEQIDAFTTPLTQGVRHCIHIKRSS